Proteins from a single region of Desulfobacter postgatei 2ac9:
- a CDS encoding transporter substrate-binding domain-containing protein: MDKLLKLDVHHFFTRLILIPALIMGLSFTIAGYSHAQNSMNNAAAGIQLTPAEKTWLDRHPTITIAGPRSFPPFHYYEKDQLKGISADYIIQLADQLGLKLRILADLPWTEVLESVQQGEIDLIPCIAKTTERETYLDFSVPYLTFPLVIVTRDNSPFMGGIEDLHGKTLAMVPQTLAQEWLSRDGIDFSPLYVQSPLQGLEAVSFSRADATIENLAAATYLIHQTGLTNLKIAAPTPYDNYQLYMAVPKRHQEFLTILNKALAAISPQKKSEIRNQWLSVKYDYGVNREDVFRYIFLVLLFSLGIIFIILFRSHRLTKETRERIATEKALRESESKLRNILENSTNMYYAHTPDHEITYISRRCRQILQCEPQEAMKRWTEFVTDNPINLKGLEYSEKAIRTGQRQPPYELELRGNRGRKVIVEIRENPVVENGRTVAIVGSATDITAHKKAEQEREALQRQLIQAGKMESIGTLAGGIAHDFNNILGIILGNAQLAMLDLPQENRVRSRINEIETACLRAKDVVLQLLSFSRQREQRKQPLNPAKLVTDTVRLLRASIPSSIEILYQNHEPIQTINANPTQIQQIIINLCNNAAQAMEPGGGTLTICLEMADAHDLTMPELEAFSATEAVRLTIEDTGTGIDPAIQDRIFDPYFTTKEVGKGSGMGLAMVHGIVHNHGGVISVKSEMGCGTVFTVLLPASPMPPADEVAADSGSVPGGTESILIVDDEKGLTQILEAMLTNLGYTVKTNQDPEEALTTFTASPSRFDLIITDMTMPHINGLELCAAIKKIRPDIPVIVCTGHNSQPNADFLKHTDIAAVVMKPVTTTEIAQTIRRILD, encoded by the coding sequence ATGGATAAATTATTGAAACTTGACGTTCACCATTTTTTCACAAGGCTTATACTGATACCGGCACTCATCATGGGATTATCATTCACTATTGCTGGGTATTCCCATGCCCAAAATTCAATGAATAATGCAGCCGCCGGCATTCAGTTAACCCCGGCTGAAAAGACCTGGCTTGACAGACATCCCACGATCACCATTGCAGGCCCCCGATCTTTTCCGCCATTTCACTATTATGAAAAGGATCAATTAAAAGGCATCTCAGCCGATTACATCATCCAGTTAGCGGACCAATTAGGGCTTAAATTACGCATCCTGGCAGACCTCCCCTGGACCGAGGTATTGGAAAGTGTCCAGCAAGGAGAAATTGACCTGATACCCTGCATTGCAAAAACAACTGAACGGGAAACCTATCTTGATTTTTCTGTGCCCTATCTGACGTTCCCGCTGGTTATCGTCACCCGTGACAACAGCCCCTTTATGGGCGGCATTGAAGACCTTCATGGAAAAACCCTGGCCATGGTACCCCAAACCCTTGCACAAGAATGGCTTTCCAGGGACGGAATTGACTTTTCACCCCTTTATGTGCAATCCCCGTTACAGGGGCTTGAAGCGGTCTCCTTTTCACGGGCAGATGCCACCATAGAAAACCTTGCAGCCGCCACCTATTTGATTCATCAAACCGGACTGACAAATCTTAAAATCGCAGCACCGACACCCTATGACAATTATCAGCTGTATATGGCCGTGCCAAAGAGGCATCAGGAGTTTCTCACAATCCTGAACAAAGCGCTTGCAGCCATCTCTCCCCAAAAAAAAAGTGAGATTCGCAACCAGTGGCTGTCAGTCAAATACGACTATGGGGTCAACCGCGAAGATGTGTTTCGATATATCTTTCTGGTTCTTTTGTTCTCTCTTGGCATTATCTTTATTATACTCTTCCGAAGCCACAGGCTTACAAAAGAGACCCGGGAAAGAATTGCCACGGAAAAAGCCCTGCGTGAAAGCGAATCAAAACTTCGAAACATCCTCGAAAACAGCACCAACATGTATTACGCCCATACCCCTGACCATGAAATTACCTATATCAGCCGCCGATGCAGACAGATTCTGCAATGCGAACCCCAAGAGGCCATGAAACGATGGACTGAATTTGTTACGGACAATCCCATCAATCTCAAAGGTCTTGAATATAGTGAAAAGGCCATCAGAACCGGGCAGCGCCAGCCCCCATACGAACTGGAACTAAGAGGAAATAGAGGACGTAAAGTCATCGTGGAAATTCGTGAAAACCCGGTTGTGGAAAACGGCAGGACCGTGGCCATTGTGGGTTCGGCAACCGACATCACAGCGCATAAAAAAGCGGAACAAGAGAGGGAAGCCCTGCAACGCCAACTCATTCAGGCCGGCAAAATGGAGTCCATCGGCACACTGGCAGGCGGCATTGCCCACGATTTTAACAATATTTTGGGAATCATTCTGGGAAATGCCCAACTGGCAATGCTGGACCTGCCCCAAGAAAATCGAGTCCGGTCACGCATTAATGAGATTGAAACCGCCTGCCTGAGGGCCAAGGACGTTGTCCTGCAACTGCTCAGTTTCAGCCGGCAGAGAGAACAGAGGAAACAGCCTTTAAATCCGGCCAAACTCGTGACCGATACGGTCCGGCTTTTAAGGGCATCCATTCCCTCGTCCATTGAAATCCTCTACCAAAACCATGAACCGATACAGACAATCAATGCCAATCCCACACAGATCCAGCAGATCATTATCAACCTGTGCAACAATGCGGCCCAGGCCATGGAACCCGGCGGCGGCACCCTGACCATTTGCCTGGAAATGGCAGACGCCCATGATTTAACCATGCCCGAACTCGAGGCGTTCTCTGCAACCGAGGCTGTCCGGCTCACCATTGAAGACACAGGCACAGGAATTGATCCGGCCATCCAGGACAGAATTTTTGATCCCTACTTCACCACCAAGGAGGTCGGCAAAGGATCGGGCATGGGACTGGCCATGGTTCACGGCATTGTTCACAACCATGGCGGTGTCATATCCGTTAAAAGTGAAATGGGATGCGGCACTGTATTCACTGTACTTTTACCGGCAAGCCCCATGCCCCCGGCAGACGAGGTAGCCGCTGATAGCGGGTCCGTACCCGGAGGGACAGAAAGCATTCTTATAGTGGACGACGAAAAAGGGCTGACACAGATACTGGAGGCGATGTTGACGAACCTGGGTTACACGGTAAAAACCAATCAGGATCCGGAAGAAGCCCTGACCACATTCACGGCATCACCTTCCCGGTTTGATTTGATCATCACGGATATGACCATGCCGCACATAAACGGCCTTGAACTTTGCGCCGCAATAAAAAAAATCCGCCCGGATATTCCGGTGATTGTCTGCACAGGACACAACAGCCAACCAAATGCTGATTTTCTTAAGCACACCGACATCGCCGCAGTGGTCATGAAGCCTGTGACCACCACCGAAATTGCACAAACCATTCGAAGAATTCTGGATTAA
- a CDS encoding Uma2 family endonuclease → MTVKRQKKNKMTPAEYLALERSSLDIKHEFFDGDVFAMVGAGINHNRININLAGELRNTFKADNSPHIEQYIRSDNGKWEYRSYESPDQMLNMESVNCDVLLSEIYLNVNFETQSRED, encoded by the coding sequence ATGACTGTAAAACGGCAGAAAAAAAACAAGATGACACCGGCGGAATATCTTGCGCTTGAAAGAAGCTCGCTTGATATCAAGCATGAATTTTTTGACGGTGACGTTTTTGCTATGGTTGGCGCCGGAATAAATCACAACCGTATTAATATCAATCTGGCAGGAGAATTAAGGAATACGTTTAAAGCTGATAATTCTCCTCATATTGAGCAATATATACGCAGCGATAACGGCAAATGGGAATATCGCTCATATGAAAGTCCAGACCAGATGTTAAATATGGAATCCGTTAATTGTGACGTGTTGCTGTCTGAAATTTATCTGAACGTCAACTTTGAAACACAATCAAGAGAGGATTGA
- a CDS encoding D-alanyl-D-alanine carboxypeptidase family protein, whose amino-acid sequence MKKWLMCVLILLMMAPAVQGKDNKKSNNTSKAVQKKAESASPAQEKETPFQALIVMEASTGQVLEEVNPHLQHPLASVTKLMTAAIIMEKLESGAAQLNETITVSGAASKMGGSQVYLKEGEVFTLEELMKAIMVASGNDAAYAVAEHLAGTTDAFVEEMNKKAKRLGMNDSEFHSVHGLPPSSEDQADVSSCHDLMILARDLLKYPKLLEWTALQIEPFRGGAFIMHNHNKIIGKLPGTDGLKTGYYSKAGFNIVATAKKDGLRLIVAVLGSPRAKIRDAVAIERFKKYMAQYQMAVLSKKDQAFGEALQVPDGMVTTVQAVAAADFSYPLPREKKAAVKNEIRLPKEISGGIEQGQTLGEVEFFLDNQSIGKVNLISPVTIEKAGFFKRLFR is encoded by the coding sequence GTGAAAAAATGGTTAATGTGCGTATTGATCCTCCTGATGATGGCACCTGCAGTTCAGGGCAAAGATAACAAAAAATCAAACAATACATCCAAAGCTGTGCAGAAAAAAGCTGAAAGCGCCTCTCCAGCCCAGGAAAAAGAAACTCCTTTCCAGGCGTTGATTGTTATGGAAGCCAGCACCGGACAGGTGCTCGAAGAGGTGAATCCTCATCTGCAACACCCCCTGGCCAGCGTGACCAAACTCATGACCGCCGCCATCATCATGGAAAAGCTTGAATCCGGGGCCGCCCAGTTGAATGAGACAATCACGGTATCCGGGGCGGCCTCAAAAATGGGCGGCAGCCAGGTCTATCTCAAAGAGGGCGAAGTCTTTACCCTGGAAGAGTTGATGAAGGCCATCATGGTGGCCTCGGGAAATGATGCCGCCTATGCAGTGGCGGAACATCTTGCGGGAACAACGGACGCCTTTGTCGAAGAAATGAACAAGAAGGCGAAACGCCTGGGCATGAACGATTCCGAATTCCACAGCGTACACGGCCTGCCCCCGTCTTCGGAGGATCAGGCAGATGTCAGCTCCTGCCATGACCTGATGATTCTGGCCCGTGACCTGCTCAAATATCCCAAGCTGCTGGAATGGACAGCCCTCCAGATTGAGCCTTTCCGGGGCGGCGCATTCATCATGCACAACCACAACAAGATTATCGGCAAGCTTCCGGGTACGGACGGATTAAAAACCGGGTATTATTCCAAGGCCGGATTCAACATTGTGGCAACCGCAAAAAAAGACGGTCTCAGACTTATTGTAGCGGTTCTCGGAAGCCCCAGGGCCAAAATCAGGGATGCCGTGGCCATTGAGCGGTTTAAGAAATATATGGCCCAATACCAGATGGCAGTCCTATCCAAGAAGGATCAGGCTTTCGGGGAGGCGCTTCAGGTCCCTGACGGCATGGTCACGACAGTCCAGGCTGTGGCAGCAGCTGATTTTTCCTATCCGTTACCCAGAGAGAAAAAAGCGGCAGTGAAAAATGAAATCCGCCTGCCCAAGGAGATCAGCGGCGGCATAGAACAGGGCCAGACACTGGGTGAAGTGGAATTTTTCCTGGATAACCAGTCCATTGGCAAGGTAAACCTGATCTCTCCGGTTACGATCGAAAAAGCCGGATTTTTCAAACGCCTGTTCAGGTGA
- a CDS encoding Tex family protein: MNIKITISRDTGLKENQVAAVLDLLDQGATVPFIARYRKERTGSLDEVAISDIRDRATALNALEARKQAIIKSLEERQLYTEELGRQIENADAMTRLEDVYEKYRPKKRTRATIAREKGLEPLAMMILEPETGMNLEKEASKFIGPDVANPQEAWAGARDIIAEIINEDATIRSEIRDLFIKTAMIHATVIKGKDEDGAKFKDYFDWEEPAFKAPSHRILAMLRGAGEKILRVHVLPDEEKALNIIHGIYPGKRKLCPGSREQILAAAEDAYKRLLSKSIENEALRMLKQKADEKAVAVFSDNLRQVLLSPPLGGRPVLAIDPGFRTGCKIACLDATGKLVHHDVIHPHTPNGKQTASQLIPELVNRYKIGAIAVGNGTAGRETESFIRELTLPEDVDVIMVDESGASIYSASENAREEFPDHDITVRGAVSIGRRLMDPLAELVKVEPKSIGVGQYQHDVDQNMLQTALDDVVVSCVNQVGVEANTASKQLLSRVSGLNAGIAANMVKYRDENGAFTSRTDFLKVPRLGKKAFEQAAGFLRIQNGKNPLDRSGIHPESYPVVKQMAKNLGCRVEEMMTTKAPVQNIDLAPYVTATIGIPTLKDILAELAAPGRDPRQRFQAFSFDKNIHEIKDLVQDMVVPGIVTNVTAFGAFVDIGVHQDGLVHISQLADRFVKDPNEVVNVRQQVKVRVLEVDIPRKRISLSMKKNRKDIKS; the protein is encoded by the coding sequence ATGAATATCAAAATAACGATAAGCCGGGATACCGGCCTGAAAGAAAATCAGGTGGCAGCAGTTCTGGATCTACTGGACCAGGGGGCCACAGTTCCTTTTATAGCAAGATACAGAAAAGAACGCACAGGCAGCCTGGATGAGGTGGCCATATCTGATATCCGGGACAGGGCAACGGCGTTGAACGCGCTGGAAGCCAGAAAACAGGCCATTATCAAATCTTTGGAGGAACGGCAGCTTTATACCGAAGAGCTGGGGCGGCAGATTGAGAATGCAGACGCCATGACCCGGCTGGAGGATGTGTACGAAAAGTACCGGCCCAAAAAGCGGACCCGTGCCACAATTGCCCGGGAAAAGGGACTGGAGCCCCTCGCCATGATGATTCTGGAACCTGAAACCGGCATGAACCTTGAAAAAGAAGCAAGCAAATTTATCGGTCCTGATGTGGCAAACCCGCAAGAGGCATGGGCCGGAGCCAGGGATATCATTGCCGAAATCATTAACGAAGATGCGACAATCCGTTCAGAAATCAGGGATCTGTTTATCAAAACCGCCATGATCCACGCGACGGTTATCAAGGGCAAAGATGAAGACGGGGCCAAGTTCAAGGACTATTTTGACTGGGAGGAGCCGGCATTTAAAGCGCCGTCCCACCGTATACTTGCCATGCTCAGAGGAGCCGGGGAAAAAATTCTGCGTGTTCATGTTCTGCCCGATGAAGAAAAAGCGTTGAATATCATCCATGGCATTTACCCGGGCAAAAGAAAGCTTTGCCCCGGCAGCCGGGAGCAGATCCTTGCGGCCGCCGAAGACGCATACAAACGACTGCTGTCCAAATCCATTGAAAATGAGGCCTTGCGGATGCTCAAACAAAAGGCCGATGAAAAGGCAGTCGCCGTTTTCTCGGACAATCTGCGGCAGGTACTCCTCTCCCCTCCCCTTGGCGGCAGACCCGTACTCGCGATTGATCCGGGGTTCCGCACCGGGTGCAAAATCGCCTGCCTGGATGCCACGGGAAAGCTGGTTCACCATGATGTGATCCATCCCCACACCCCAAACGGAAAACAAACCGCTTCACAGCTTATCCCCGAACTTGTCAACCGATACAAAATCGGGGCTATCGCCGTGGGCAACGGCACGGCAGGCCGGGAAACCGAAAGCTTCATCAGGGAGCTGACTCTGCCCGAAGATGTGGATGTGATCATGGTGGATGAAAGCGGGGCGTCCATTTATTCCGCTTCCGAAAACGCCAGGGAGGAGTTCCCGGACCACGACATCACGGTCAGGGGGGCTGTTTCAATCGGCAGACGGCTCATGGACCCCTTGGCAGAACTGGTCAAGGTGGAGCCCAAATCCATCGGGGTGGGACAATATCAGCACGATGTGGACCAGAACATGCTCCAGACAGCCCTGGACGATGTGGTAGTGTCATGTGTCAACCAGGTGGGTGTGGAAGCCAACACAGCCTCAAAGCAGCTTTTATCCCGGGTGTCCGGCCTGAATGCCGGCATCGCCGCCAACATGGTCAAATACAGGGACGAAAACGGCGCATTTACATCCAGAACCGATTTTCTCAAGGTGCCCCGCCTGGGCAAAAAAGCATTTGAACAGGCCGCAGGATTTTTAAGAATCCAAAACGGAAAAAATCCCCTGGACCGCAGCGGCATTCATCCCGAGTCCTACCCCGTTGTAAAACAGATGGCCAAGAACCTTGGCTGCCGTGTTGAAGAGATGATGACAACAAAAGCCCCGGTGCAAAATATCGACCTTGCTCCCTATGTAACGGCGACCATAGGCATTCCCACGCTAAAGGACATCCTTGCTGAACTGGCAGCCCCGGGCCGGGACCCGAGACAGCGGTTCCAGGCATTCTCCTTCGACAAAAATATCCATGAAATCAAAGACCTGGTGCAGGACATGGTTGTTCCGGGCATTGTAACCAATGTCACCGCGTTCGGGGCCTTTGTGGATATCGGGGTACACCAGGACGGCCTTGTTCATATCAGCCAGCTGGCTGACCGGTTTGTCAAAGATCCCAATGAGGTTGTCAACGTACGGCAGCAGGTCAAAGTTCGTGTTCTTGAGGTGGATATCCCCAGAAAAAGGATATCTCTTTCCATGAAAAAAAATAGAAAGGACATTAAATCGTGA
- the groL gene encoding chaperonin GroEL (60 kDa chaperone family; promotes refolding of misfolded polypeptides especially under stressful conditions; forms two stacked rings of heptamers to form a barrel-shaped 14mer; ends can be capped by GroES; misfolded proteins enter the barrel where they are refolded when GroES binds): MPAKMICYGSKARDAMLVGVNTLSDAVKVTLGPKGNNVVLEKSWGTPLVTKDGVTVAKEIELSDKFENMGARMVREVASKTSDTAGDGTTTATVLAQAIYNEGCKLVSAGVNPMALKRGIDKGVDAVVDNLRKLSKPTQDKKEIEQVGTISANNDETIGKLISEAMDKVGKEGVITVEEAKSMETTLDVVEGMQFDRGYLSPYFVTNADKMDVVLKDPYILIHEKKITVMKELLPLLEEISRSNKPLLIIAEDVEGEALATLIVNKLRGSLKVAAVKAPGFGDRRKAMLEDIAILTGGQMISKDLGFKLKNIKIENLGTCKSVKIDKDSTTIVDGSGVQSAIEGRVKQIRTQIEETASDYDREKLQERLAKIIGGVAIINIGAATETEMKEKKARVEDALNATRAAVEEGIVPGGGVTLVRCIQMLEKIKAEGEEQHGIKILKQALAEPLKQIARNADMEEAVVLNTVLAGDGDFGYNAQTDTYENLLAAGVIDPAKVVRFALQNAASVAGLMLTTEVMITEKPHNLGVVKY, encoded by the coding sequence ATGCCTGCAAAAATGATATGCTACGGATCAAAAGCACGCGATGCAATGCTCGTGGGCGTTAACACCCTGTCCGACGCCGTAAAGGTGACCCTGGGTCCTAAAGGAAACAACGTGGTTCTGGAAAAATCCTGGGGCACCCCCCTGGTCACCAAGGATGGGGTCACCGTGGCCAAGGAGATCGAATTATCCGATAAATTTGAAAACATGGGTGCGCGAATGGTCAGGGAAGTGGCCAGTAAAACCAGCGACACCGCCGGTGACGGCACCACGACGGCAACGGTTTTGGCCCAGGCCATTTATAACGAAGGCTGCAAACTGGTCTCTGCAGGTGTGAACCCCATGGCGCTGAAACGCGGCATTGACAAAGGAGTCGACGCGGTTGTGGATAATCTTAGAAAATTATCCAAACCCACCCAGGATAAAAAAGAGATCGAACAGGTGGGCACCATCTCGGCCAACAATGATGAAACCATCGGAAAACTGATTTCCGAGGCCATGGATAAGGTTGGCAAAGAAGGCGTCATCACCGTGGAAGAGGCCAAAAGCATGGAGACCACATTAGATGTGGTGGAGGGCATGCAGTTCGACAGAGGATACCTGTCGCCTTATTTTGTAACGAATGCCGACAAAATGGACGTCGTGCTCAAAGATCCTTACATCCTTATCCATGAAAAGAAGATTACCGTAATGAAGGAGCTGCTGCCGTTACTGGAAGAAATTTCCAGAAGCAACAAGCCGCTTTTAATCATTGCCGAAGATGTCGAAGGCGAGGCCCTGGCCACCCTCATTGTCAATAAACTGCGGGGCAGCTTAAAAGTGGCAGCGGTGAAAGCCCCCGGATTCGGGGACCGCCGAAAGGCCATGCTTGAGGATATCGCAATTCTGACCGGCGGCCAGATGATCTCCAAGGATTTAGGTTTCAAACTGAAAAATATTAAAATAGAAAATCTGGGAACCTGCAAATCCGTCAAAATAGACAAAGACAGCACCACCATTGTGGACGGTAGCGGCGTTCAATCTGCCATTGAAGGCCGTGTGAAGCAGATCCGAACCCAAATCGAAGAAACCGCCTCGGACTATGATCGTGAAAAGCTGCAGGAGCGGTTGGCCAAGATCATCGGCGGGGTGGCGATCATCAATATCGGCGCAGCCACGGAAACCGAAATGAAGGAAAAAAAGGCCCGTGTTGAAGACGCATTAAACGCCACACGGGCAGCTGTTGAAGAAGGTATTGTCCCCGGTGGCGGCGTCACCCTGGTTCGGTGCATACAAATGCTGGAAAAGATCAAGGCCGAGGGCGAGGAACAACACGGGATCAAGATTTTGAAGCAGGCATTGGCCGAACCGTTGAAGCAGATTGCCCGGAATGCCGATATGGAGGAAGCTGTTGTCCTGAACACGGTATTGGCAGGAGATGGCGATTTTGGATACAATGCCCAGACCGACACCTATGAAAATCTTCTGGCGGCCGGCGTTATTGACCCCGCCAAGGTGGTGCGCTTCGCCCTTCAAAACGCGGCCTCGGTTGCAGGACTGATGCTGACCACTGAAGTCATGATCACCGAAAAACCTCATAATTTGGGTGTAGTGAAATACTAA
- a CDS encoding GNAT family N-acetyltransferase: MSGSRTPTVGVHAFPKDVRLRYTPRASDVESVRTLVTETGFFRPDEISIAAELVEECLKSGDESGYHFVMAQKEGNLAGYGCFGPIPCTLTSYDIYWIAVAPKFQGKGLGKCILREMERLIREKGGMRVYVETSTQQGYASTRMFYERCGYRCEAVLDDFYEPGDGKAIYSCRVNNQS; this comes from the coding sequence ATGTCCGGGAGCAGAACACCAACCGTCGGGGTCCATGCCTTTCCCAAAGATGTCCGGTTGCGATATACGCCCCGTGCGTCTGATGTTGAGAGTGTCCGTACCCTTGTAACGGAAACCGGATTTTTCAGGCCCGATGAAATCAGCATTGCAGCGGAACTTGTGGAAGAGTGCCTGAAATCGGGAGATGAGAGCGGCTATCATTTTGTGATGGCGCAAAAAGAAGGCAACCTGGCCGGGTACGGATGTTTCGGCCCCATCCCCTGCACCCTTACCAGCTATGACATATACTGGATCGCCGTTGCACCTAAGTTCCAGGGAAAGGGCCTGGGAAAGTGCATCCTAAGGGAGATGGAGCGGTTGATCCGGGAAAAGGGAGGTATGCGGGTATACGTGGAAACCTCAACCCAGCAAGGCTATGCATCCACCCGGATGTTTTATGAACGATGCGGATACCGGTGCGAAGCCGTACTGGATGATTTCTACGAACCAGGGGACGGAAAGGCAATCTACAGCTGCCGGGTAAATAATCAGTCCTAG
- a CDS encoding D-alanine--D-alanine ligase family protein — protein MKKIIAVVYNAVAQESQPDELDVLDQVAAVSKALTDLDFNPVPVPCGLDLEHFKRDLTTLQPGAVFNLVESLEGEGRLIHVVPYLLDSLGIPYTGCPADAIYLTSHKTAAKERMRQAGLPTPDWVGPYQAGMAVQSRALIHLKKGVTDGPWIIKSLWEHGSLGLEKENIITALPDRLGPLLEKAAQGLGRACFAEAFINGREFNLSLLGDGKEVRVLPPAEIRFLNFGQDEPKIVGYRAKWCPEAYEYQHTLRSFDFSETDRELLSRLSDLALSCWDLFSLAGFARVDFRVDDNKDPHILEVNANPCISPDAGFTAALDRAGISYTTAIARIMDAVIRAGK, from the coding sequence ATGAAAAAAATCATTGCTGTTGTTTATAACGCTGTGGCCCAGGAGAGCCAGCCGGATGAGCTTGATGTCCTGGACCAGGTGGCTGCGGTTTCAAAAGCCCTCACGGACCTTGACTTTAATCCGGTACCTGTTCCCTGCGGGTTGGACCTTGAACATTTTAAGCGCGATCTTACGACGCTTCAGCCCGGAGCGGTATTCAATCTGGTTGAATCCCTGGAAGGAGAAGGCCGACTGATTCATGTGGTGCCGTATCTGCTTGACAGTCTTGGCATTCCCTATACCGGCTGTCCGGCGGATGCCATTTACCTGACCTCCCACAAGACAGCGGCCAAGGAGCGGATGCGACAGGCCGGGCTGCCGACGCCGGACTGGGTCGGCCCATACCAGGCCGGTATGGCCGTACAATCCCGGGCATTGATACATTTAAAAAAAGGAGTAACCGACGGTCCCTGGATCATCAAGTCCCTCTGGGAACACGGATCTCTTGGACTGGAAAAGGAAAATATCATCACAGCCCTGCCGGACAGGCTGGGACCTCTGCTGGAAAAAGCGGCACAAGGGTTGGGGCGTGCCTGTTTTGCCGAAGCATTCATCAATGGCCGGGAATTTAACCTCTCCCTGCTTGGGGATGGAAAAGAGGTCCGGGTGCTGCCGCCTGCAGAAATCCGGTTCCTGAATTTTGGTCAGGATGAACCGAAAATCGTGGGCTATCGGGCAAAATGGTGCCCCGAGGCCTATGAATACCAGCATACCCTGCGCAGTTTTGACTTTTCTGAAACCGACAGGGAGCTGCTGTCTCGTCTTTCCGATCTCGCGCTTTCCTGCTGGGATCTCTTTTCCCTGGCAGGGTTTGCCCGGGTGGATTTCAGGGTGGATGACAACAAAGATCCCCATATCCTGGAAGTCAACGCAAACCCCTGCATCTCCCCGGATGCTGGGTTTACGGCTGCCCTGGACAGAGCCGGGATTTCATATACCACAGCCATTGCCAGGATTATGGATGCTGTAATCCGGGCCGGGAAATAG
- a CDS encoding D-alanine--D-alanine ligase family protein, with amino-acid sequence MKIGMTYDLRQEYLDMGYNELETAELDVVETIEAIEGVLLELGHVPVRIGHAKALMKALVKGETWDLVFNIAEGLKGAAREAQVPAILDVYGIPYTFSDPVVMGLCLNKALTKQIIRDAGLATSPFVVVNGALPQPIPFTPPFFAKPVAEGTGMGITEKSIIEDSGVLAGICRDLIRQFHQPVLVEQFLPGREFTVGVTGTGPDARIMGTMEIVFTEAAKGQTYSLENKENWKGRVALHPMAAKEDPLIREVERLAFDSWNALGCRDGGRIDIRCDLEGKPSFIEVNPLAGLRPEYSDLPILCDYFGTSYVRLIECILNSACRRMGGGVGK; translated from the coding sequence TTGAAAATCGGAATGACCTATGATTTGCGTCAGGAGTATCTTGACATGGGGTACAATGAACTGGAAACTGCTGAACTGGATGTTGTTGAAACCATTGAGGCCATTGAGGGTGTGCTGTTGGAACTCGGCCATGTCCCGGTCCGCATCGGCCATGCCAAAGCGCTGATGAAAGCGCTGGTAAAAGGGGAAACCTGGGATCTTGTTTTCAACATTGCCGAAGGACTCAAGGGAGCGGCCCGTGAAGCACAGGTTCCGGCGATTCTGGATGTGTACGGAATTCCTTATACTTTTTCCGATCCTGTGGTGATGGGTCTTTGCCTGAACAAGGCGTTGACCAAACAGATTATCAGGGATGCGGGCCTGGCAACATCGCCATTCGTGGTGGTTAACGGCGCCCTGCCCCAGCCGATTCCCTTTACTCCGCCTTTTTTTGCCAAACCCGTGGCCGAGGGTACGGGTATGGGCATAACGGAAAAGTCAATAATTGAAGATTCCGGAGTACTTGCCGGAATTTGCCGGGATCTGATCCGTCAATTTCATCAACCCGTACTGGTGGAACAGTTTCTTCCGGGCAGGGAATTTACCGTGGGAGTGACCGGGACCGGACCGGATGCCCGGATCATGGGAACCATGGAGATTGTTTTTACCGAGGCGGCCAAGGGGCAAACCTATTCCCTGGAGAACAAAGAAAACTGGAAAGGCCGGGTGGCCCTCCACCCGATGGCAGCCAAGGAAGACCCCCTGATCCGGGAGGTGGAGCGCCTGGCGTTTGATTCCTGGAACGCGCTGGGGTGCCGTGACGGTGGACGGATCGACATCCGGTGTGATCTTGAAGGAAAGCCAAGCTTCATTGAGGTCAATCCCCTGGCCGGGTTGCGCCCTGAATATTCCGATTTACCCATCCTGTGCGACTATTTTGGGACATCCTATGTCCGGTTGATCGAATGCATCCTTAACTCCGCATGCCGGCGGATGGGAGGCGGCGTCGGCAAATGA